A stretch of Bradyrhizobium sp. CCBAU 53338 DNA encodes these proteins:
- a CDS encoding ABC transporter ATP-binding protein, with translation MFDPTPNGPHSGESPLLQTLGLTKRYGDFLANDSIDIDVWPKEIHALLGENGAGKSTLVKAIYGLIQPSAGEIRWQGAPIVLSGPSEARSLSIGMVFQHFSLFDNLTVAENVALGLDGRESFRDMSARLEQVSKTYGLPLDPKREVWQLSVGERQRIEIVRALMQDPKFLILDEPTAVLTPQEADQLFVVLERLKAEGRAILYISHKLEEVKRLCDTATILRGGKKIQTCNPRLETAASLARMMVGGEIREVKAAASRKTTIPRLVVNDLSLAPAEAHGMRLEHISFELKGGEILGIAGVAGNGQDELFAALSGERLSKDPGTVVIEGIAAGHLSITKRRRLGAAFVPEERLGHGTAPRMKLSENALLTGHAASGMVNHGFIDTAATLKTVDKATETFDVRKAKRDPEAASLSGGNLQKFIVGREILRNPAVLVVSQPTWGVDAGAASVIRQALLDLATSGAAVLVTSQDLDELAEIADRIAVMFHGRLSEPLATRDATRETLGLLMGGSSLEPKEAARAVGA, from the coding sequence ATGTTTGATCCAACGCCTAACGGCCCGCATTCCGGCGAGTCTCCGCTGCTTCAGACGCTCGGGCTCACCAAGCGCTACGGGGATTTTCTCGCCAACGATTCGATCGACATTGACGTCTGGCCGAAGGAGATCCATGCGCTCCTCGGCGAGAACGGCGCCGGCAAGTCGACGCTGGTGAAGGCGATTTATGGGCTGATCCAGCCGAGCGCCGGCGAGATCCGCTGGCAGGGCGCGCCGATCGTACTGTCCGGCCCGTCGGAAGCGCGCAGCCTTAGCATCGGCATGGTGTTCCAGCATTTCTCGCTGTTCGACAATCTCACCGTCGCCGAGAACGTCGCGCTTGGCCTCGACGGCAGGGAATCCTTCAGGGACATGTCGGCGCGGCTGGAGCAGGTGTCGAAGACCTATGGACTGCCGCTCGATCCCAAGCGGGAGGTCTGGCAACTGTCGGTCGGCGAGCGCCAGCGCATCGAGATCGTCCGGGCGCTGATGCAGGATCCGAAATTCCTGATCCTCGACGAGCCGACCGCCGTGCTGACGCCGCAGGAAGCCGACCAGCTCTTCGTCGTGCTGGAGCGGCTCAAGGCGGAAGGCCGCGCCATCCTCTACATCAGCCACAAACTCGAGGAGGTGAAGCGGCTCTGCGACACCGCGACGATCCTGCGCGGCGGCAAAAAGATTCAGACCTGCAATCCCCGGCTCGAAACCGCAGCCTCCCTCGCACGCATGATGGTCGGCGGCGAGATTAGGGAGGTGAAGGCTGCCGCCAGCCGGAAGACGACGATACCGCGACTGGTCGTCAACGATCTCTCGCTCGCGCCAGCCGAGGCACACGGTATGCGGCTCGAGCACATCTCGTTCGAGCTGAAGGGCGGCGAGATCCTCGGCATCGCCGGCGTCGCTGGCAATGGCCAGGACGAACTGTTCGCGGCGCTGTCCGGCGAACGGTTGTCGAAGGATCCCGGAACTGTGGTGATCGAAGGCATCGCCGCCGGTCACCTCTCGATCACCAAGCGGCGCAGGCTCGGCGCCGCCTTTGTGCCCGAAGAGCGGCTCGGCCACGGCACCGCCCCGCGCATGAAGCTGTCGGAGAACGCACTGCTCACCGGACACGCCGCCAGCGGCATGGTCAATCACGGCTTCATCGACACCGCGGCCACGTTGAAGACCGTGGACAAGGCCACGGAGACATTCGACGTACGCAAGGCCAAGCGGGATCCGGAAGCCGCGTCCCTCTCGGGCGGCAACTTGCAAAAGTTCATCGTCGGCCGCGAGATCCTGCGCAACCCTGCGGTGCTGGTGGTGAGCCAGCCGACCTGGGGCGTCGACGCCGGTGCCGCGTCCGTCATCCGCCAGGCCCTGCTTGACCTTGCAACTTCTGGCGCCGCCGTGCTCGTGACCAGCCAGGATCTTGACGAACTCGCCGAGATCGCCGACCGCATCGCCGTGATGTTCCATGGCCGGCTGTCGGAGCCGCTCGCAACGCGCGACGCGACGCGCGAAACACTCGGCCTGCTCATGGGCGGCAGCAGTCTGGAGCCGAAGGAGGCTGCACGTGCAGTTGGTGCTTGA
- a CDS encoding 8-oxoguanine deaminase, with translation MSAAKPIWIRDPLAILADGAERGIVVRNGRIIELVPAGGTPAAADVTVFDASEHVVLPGLINTHHHFYQTLTRALPAAMDRELFPWLQALYPVWARMTPESLELGVTVAMSELLLSGCTTTTDHHYVFPAGLEESVDIEVGVAKRLGMRVLLTRGSMNLSQRDGGLPPDSVVQDEDTILADSARVVAKHHQRGADAMVQIALAPCSPFSVTTSLMRATADLADKLDVRLHTHLAETEDENKFCEQMYGCRPLDYLEQCGWLSARTWLAHGIFFNADEMKRLGKARTTISHCACSNQLLASGCCPVCEMEEAGVGIGIGVDGSASNDGSNLMQEVRAAFLLQRAHYGVSRVSHKDALRWATQGSAACVGRPELGEIAVGKAADLALFKLDELRFSGHGDPLAALVLCGAHRADRVMVAGNWAVVDGAIPGLDLADLVRRHSAAARAMQTGGLGK, from the coding sequence ATGAGCGCCGCAAAGCCGATCTGGATCAGGGATCCTCTGGCCATCCTCGCCGATGGCGCGGAGCGCGGGATCGTGGTGAGGAATGGCCGCATCATCGAGCTTGTGCCGGCCGGCGGAACGCCGGCGGCCGCAGACGTCACGGTGTTCGATGCGAGCGAGCATGTCGTGCTGCCAGGCCTCATCAACACGCATCATCACTTTTATCAGACGCTGACACGAGCGTTGCCGGCCGCGATGGACCGCGAGCTGTTTCCCTGGCTGCAGGCGCTTTATCCGGTCTGGGCGAGGATGACCCCTGAGTCGCTCGAGCTCGGCGTCACCGTGGCCATGTCTGAGTTGCTCCTCTCGGGTTGCACGACGACGACGGATCATCACTACGTTTTTCCGGCCGGGCTCGAAGAGTCCGTCGATATCGAGGTCGGTGTCGCAAAGCGGCTCGGGATGCGCGTGCTGCTGACGCGTGGTTCGATGAACCTGTCGCAGCGTGACGGCGGTCTGCCGCCTGACAGCGTCGTACAGGACGAGGACACGATCCTGGCCGACAGCGCGCGGGTGGTGGCAAAGCATCACCAGCGTGGCGCGGATGCAATGGTGCAGATTGCGCTCGCGCCCTGCTCGCCGTTCTCGGTGACGACGTCGCTGATGCGCGCCACCGCCGATCTCGCCGACAAGCTCGACGTGCGCCTGCACACCCATCTCGCCGAGACCGAGGACGAGAACAAATTCTGCGAGCAGATGTACGGCTGCCGTCCACTCGACTATCTCGAGCAATGCGGCTGGCTCAGTGCGCGGACCTGGCTCGCCCACGGCATCTTTTTCAACGCCGACGAGATGAAGCGGCTCGGCAAGGCAAGAACCACCATCAGCCACTGTGCCTGTAGCAACCAGCTGCTGGCCTCGGGCTGCTGCCCGGTGTGCGAGATGGAGGAGGCCGGTGTCGGTATCGGGATCGGTGTCGATGGTTCAGCTTCGAACGACGGATCGAACCTGATGCAGGAGGTACGCGCGGCGTTCCTGCTGCAGCGGGCGCACTACGGCGTGAGCAGGGTCAGCCACAAGGATGCGCTGCGCTGGGCCACCCAAGGCTCGGCGGCCTGCGTCGGCCGTCCGGAACTCGGCGAGATCGCGGTCGGCAAGGCGGCCGACCTCGCGCTGTTCAAGCTGGACGAGCTGCGCTTCTCCGGCCATGGCGACCCCCTGGCTGCCCTGGTGCTTTGCGGGGCGCATCGGGCCGACAGGGTGATGGTGGCTGGGAACTGGGCCGTGGTCGACGGTGCGATCCCGGGACTGGACCTTGCGGACCTCGTCCGCCGGCACAGCGCCGCGGCGCGGGCGATGCAGACGGGTGGGCTTGGAAAATAG
- a CDS encoding ABC transporter permease, with the protein MQLVLERRTERSNTIALISPLIAIGLTIVTMTILFAILGKNPLLALQAYFIAPLTDSYSLQEIAVKATPLVMIAIGLSLCYLANAWNIGAEGQFLIGAVAGSWIAVKTQGTDAGAWVLPAMLVLAAAAGALYALIPAICKVKFGASEILTSLMLVYVADLLLDYLVRGPWRDPNGFNFPTTAEFDPVATVPLLIEGGRLHLGSIIALLVVAAAAILLGRTIKGFEIRVVGAAPRAARFGGFNANQLIILTFAVSGALAGLAGIIEVAGPVGHLQPGISPGYGFTAIIVAFLGRLNPIGILIAGLFLALTFIGGEQAQIAMKIPLDVTKVFQGILLFYVLACDSLILYRFKLVFANRQVTRGAG; encoded by the coding sequence GTGCAGTTGGTGCTTGAGAGGCGCACCGAGCGCTCCAACACGATCGCGCTGATCTCGCCACTGATCGCGATCGGCTTGACCATCGTGACCATGACCATCCTGTTCGCAATCCTCGGCAAGAATCCGCTGCTCGCCCTGCAGGCCTATTTCATCGCGCCCCTGACCGACAGTTATTCGCTCCAGGAGATCGCCGTGAAGGCGACACCATTAGTGATGATCGCGATCGGGCTGTCGCTCTGCTATCTCGCCAACGCCTGGAACATCGGTGCCGAGGGTCAGTTCCTGATCGGCGCCGTCGCCGGAAGCTGGATCGCGGTGAAGACGCAAGGTACCGACGCCGGCGCCTGGGTGCTGCCGGCGATGCTCGTGCTCGCTGCCGCCGCGGGTGCGCTTTATGCGTTGATCCCGGCGATCTGCAAGGTGAAGTTCGGGGCCAGCGAGATCCTGACCAGCCTGATGCTGGTCTATGTCGCCGACCTCCTGCTGGACTATCTCGTCCGCGGTCCCTGGCGCGACCCGAACGGCTTCAACTTCCCGACCACGGCTGAGTTCGATCCCGTGGCGACGGTGCCGCTGCTGATCGAAGGCGGCCGGCTGCATCTGGGCTCGATCATTGCACTGCTGGTCGTCGCGGCCGCCGCAATCCTGCTCGGGCGGACCATCAAGGGGTTCGAAATCCGCGTGGTGGGCGCTGCACCGCGCGCTGCGCGGTTCGGCGGCTTCAACGCCAACCAGCTGATCATCCTGACCTTCGCGGTATCGGGCGCACTTGCCGGTCTTGCCGGCATCATCGAGGTCGCCGGACCCGTCGGGCACCTCCAGCCCGGCATCTCGCCCGGCTATGGTTTCACCGCGATCATCGTCGCGTTCCTCGGCCGGTTGAATCCGATTGGAATATTAATTGCAGGCCTCTTTCTCGCATTGACCTTTATCGGTGGTGAGCAGGCGCAGATCGCGATGAAGATCCCGTTGGACGTCACCAAGGTCTTCCAGGGCATCCTGCTGTTCTACGTGCTCGCATGCGATTCCCTCATCCTCTATCGCTTCAAGCTGGTCTTCGCGAACCGACAGGTGACCCGTGGAGCTGGTTGA
- a CDS encoding ABC transporter permease, with protein MELVEAIILSVLAASTPLLIAATGELVTERSGVLNLGVEGMMIVGAACGFGGAWLTGSIFVGALFGIIAGMLMSLIFALMALGLAVNQVATGLALTILGVGLSGLIGAGFVGERLTPAAHLYIPGLTDVPLIGRVLFGEDAFVYFSIALIIGVWWFLYRTRAGLILRACGDNHVSAHALGYPVLRIRTLAVVFGGACAGLAGAYLPLAYTPFFIPGMTAGRGWIALALVVFASWRPGRLVVGAYLFGAVTILQLHAQGWGVGIPSQFMSALPYLATVIVLVLLSRARTGGSTAPAALGTVFVPDR; from the coding sequence GTGGAGCTGGTTGAAGCCATCATCCTGTCGGTGCTCGCCGCCTCGACGCCGCTCCTGATCGCGGCGACCGGCGAGCTCGTGACCGAGCGCTCGGGCGTGCTCAATCTCGGCGTCGAGGGCATGATGATCGTCGGCGCCGCCTGCGGCTTTGGCGGCGCGTGGCTCACCGGGTCAATCTTCGTCGGCGCGCTGTTCGGCATCATCGCGGGAATGCTGATGTCGCTGATCTTCGCGCTCATGGCGCTCGGGCTCGCCGTCAATCAGGTCGCAACAGGACTCGCGCTGACTATACTCGGCGTCGGCCTGTCCGGCCTGATCGGTGCCGGCTTCGTCGGCGAGCGGCTTACGCCGGCCGCACATTTGTACATTCCTGGCCTCACCGACGTTCCTCTGATCGGCCGCGTGCTATTCGGTGAAGACGCCTTCGTCTACTTCTCCATCGCACTCATCATCGGCGTGTGGTGGTTCCTGTACCGCACGCGCGCGGGATTGATCCTGCGCGCCTGCGGCGACAATCACGTTTCCGCACATGCGCTCGGCTATCCCGTGCTGCGCATTCGCACCCTTGCCGTGGTGTTCGGCGGCGCCTGCGCCGGACTTGCGGGGGCTTATCTGCCGCTCGCCTACACGCCGTTCTTCATTCCCGGCATGACCGCGGGTCGCGGCTGGATCGCGCTGGCGCTGGTCGTGTTCGCATCCTGGCGGCCCGGCCGGCTCGTGGTCGGCGCTTACCTGTTCGGCGCGGTGACGATCCTGCAGCTGCATGCGCAAGGCTGGGGCGTCGGCATTCCCTCGCAATTCATGTCGGCGCTGCCCTATCTTGCAACCGTCATCGTGCTGGTGCTGCTCTCCCGCGCCCGCACCGGCGGCTCGACCGCGCCGGCCGCGCTCGGCACCGTGTTCGTGCCTGACCGCTAG
- a CDS encoding BMP family ABC transporter substrate-binding protein has protein sequence MRKSLLALAAGLLLAGSVSAASAADKLKVGFIYLGPIGDLGWTYQHELARQALVKEFGDKIETTYLENVPEGPDAERAIEQLVRAGNKLIFTTSFGYMDPTLKVAKKYPNVHFEHATGYKRDKNMSTYSSKWYQGRYIQGLIAAKMSKSGVLGYIGSFPIPEVVSGINATMIAAQSINPNIKVKIIWANTWFDPGKEADAAKALIDQGADVIMQHTDSPAAMQIASERGKLAFGQDSEMIKFGPKTQLTSILDTWGPYYIARVKAELDGTWKSEDTWGGLDSHMFAMAPYTNMPDDVKKIAEDAQAAITAGKLHPFKCPVIGQDGKEIECKGGANLADGQILGMNFYVKGIDDKLPGK, from the coding sequence ATGAGGAAATCACTTCTTGCGCTGGCCGCCGGCCTTCTGCTTGCCGGAAGCGTCAGCGCAGCCTCCGCTGCCGACAAGCTGAAAGTCGGCTTCATTTACCTCGGCCCGATCGGCGACCTCGGCTGGACCTACCAGCACGAGCTTGCCCGCCAGGCGCTGGTGAAGGAGTTCGGCGACAAGATCGAGACCACCTATCTCGAGAACGTCCCCGAAGGCCCCGACGCCGAGCGCGCCATCGAGCAACTCGTCCGCGCCGGCAACAAGCTGATCTTCACGACGTCGTTCGGCTACATGGACCCGACCCTGAAGGTCGCCAAGAAATATCCGAACGTGCATTTCGAGCACGCCACCGGCTACAAGCGCGACAAGAACATGTCGACCTATTCGTCGAAATGGTACCAGGGCCGCTACATTCAAGGCCTGATTGCGGCCAAGATGTCGAAATCGGGCGTGCTCGGCTACATCGGCTCGTTCCCGATTCCAGAGGTGGTCTCCGGCATCAACGCGACCATGATCGCGGCGCAGAGCATCAACCCGAACATCAAGGTCAAGATCATCTGGGCCAACACCTGGTTCGACCCGGGCAAGGAGGCCGACGCCGCCAAGGCGCTGATCGACCAGGGCGCCGACGTGATCATGCAGCACACCGATTCGCCCGCCGCGATGCAGATCGCCAGCGAGCGCGGCAAGCTCGCATTCGGCCAGGACTCCGAGATGATCAAGTTCGGGCCCAAGACCCAGCTGACCTCGATCCTCGACACCTGGGGCCCCTACTACATCGCCCGCGTCAAGGCCGAGCTCGACGGCACCTGGAAGTCGGAAGACACCTGGGGCGGTCTCGACAGCCACATGTTCGCGATGGCGCCGTATACCAACATGCCTGATGACGTGAAAAAGATCGCCGAGGATGCCCAGGCGGCAATCACCGCCGGCAAGCTGCACCCGTTCAAATGCCCGGTCATTGGGCAGGACGGCAAGGAGATCGAGTGCAAGGGCGGCGCCAATCTCGCCGACGGCCAGATCCTCGGCATGAATTTCTACGTCAAGGGCATCGACGACAAGCTGCCGGGCAAGTAG